In one window of Nicotiana tabacum cultivar K326 chromosome 12, ASM71507v2, whole genome shotgun sequence DNA:
- the LOC142167075 gene encoding uncharacterized protein LOC142167075, translating into MDVGFAAVLLHFWAAFAIISGCFLLEFRFKADLEVGVNGDFVRFVLGKKELIGMENYTLWSQAMEVSLLTRNKLGFIDGANTRDTYRDKYANIWDRCNAILKSCIMHNVSRDLLSGVLFRSNACAIWADLRERFDKVNASRMYYLHTEIFTLTQGTSIVSVYYSKLKDLWDEYDSIMPPPTCCDKSKKNFDHQQYQRLSQFLMGLNDNYSQARSQILMKSKMSAVNQA; encoded by the exons ATGGATGTAGGTTTTGCAGCTGTTTTGCTACATTTTTGGGCAGCTTTTGCTATAATTTCGGGCTGCTTTTTGCTGGAATTCAGG TTTAAGGCTGATTTAGAGGTAGGTGTTAATGGAGATTTTGTGCGTTTTGTGCTGGGGAAGAAGGAG TTGATTGGAATGGAAAATTACACATTGTGGAGTCAAGCTATGGAGGTTTCGCTATTGACTCGCAATAAATTGGGATTTATTGATGGAGCTAATACACGCGACACCTATAGAGATAAGTATGCTAACATATGGGACCGTTGTAATGCTATACTAAAATCCTGTATTATGCATAATGTAAGTCGCGATCTGTTAAGCGGTGTTCTGTTTCGCTCAAATGCATGTGCAATCTGGGCTGACCTGCGTGAGCGCTTTGACAAGGTGAATGCTTCACGCATGTATTATCTTCacacagagatttttacattGACTCAAGGAACGTCTATTGTGTCTGTGTATTACTCTAAACTGAAGGACCTTTGGGATGAATACGATTCAATAATGCCACCCCCAACTTGCTGTGATAAGTCTAAAAAAAATTTTGATCATCAACAATATCAGCGATTGTCGCAATTTCTAATGGGACTTAATGATAATTACAGTCAAGCACGCAGTCAAATTCTCATGAAGTCTAAAATGTCCGCTGTTAATCAAGCTTAA